The following are from one region of the Stenotrophomonas lactitubi genome:
- a CDS encoding ArsR/SmtB family transcription factor yields MVQTSRAFINVGTLVGDHARAAMLLTLMDGRAHTASELAGVAGISPQTASSHLRRLLDGGILAVAVQGRHRYHRLASTEVADMLEGILRFSDQRPPLSPRSVRVDAGFRRARTCYRHLAGEYAVAISDHLLSTGAITAAADHWQISAHGADVLRAVGEPLAELIARSPQVKPERYCRGCLDCTERRPHMAGMVGEALLESFLQNRWLHCLEGRRELRLTPAGQEAFRRLFELST; encoded by the coding sequence ATGGTCCAGACCTCCCGCGCTTTCATCAATGTCGGCACATTGGTCGGTGACCACGCACGCGCGGCCATGCTGTTGACGTTGATGGATGGCCGCGCACACACGGCATCCGAGCTGGCTGGCGTGGCCGGCATCTCGCCGCAGACGGCAAGCAGTCATCTGCGGCGGTTGCTCGATGGCGGCATCCTGGCCGTGGCGGTGCAGGGACGCCACCGTTATCACCGGCTCGCCTCGACCGAAGTCGCCGACATGCTGGAAGGCATCCTGCGTTTCAGCGATCAACGGCCGCCGCTCTCTCCACGAAGCGTGCGGGTCGATGCCGGCTTCCGCCGGGCGCGTACCTGCTATCGGCACCTGGCCGGTGAATACGCCGTCGCCATCTCCGACCACCTGCTGAGCACCGGAGCGATCACCGCGGCGGCAGACCACTGGCAGATCTCGGCTCATGGCGCCGACGTCCTGCGCGCCGTGGGCGAGCCGCTGGCAGAGCTGATCGCGCGATCACCGCAGGTGAAGCCCGAGCGCTACTGCCGAGGGTGCCTGGACTGCACCGAACGTCGCCCGCACATGGCCGGCATGGTCGGCGAAGCCCTGTTGGAGAGCTTCCTGCAGAACCGCTGGCTGCATTGCCTCGAGGGGCGTCGCGAACTGCGGCTCACACCCGCCGGGCAGGAAGCGTTCCGTAGGCTGTTCGAGCTAAGCACCTGA
- a CDS encoding flavin reductase family protein: MRAEDIQRRCITPSVLYPGTPVVLMTTLNEDGSANISPLSSFWALADRVVLGIGEQGQGCSNLLARGECVLNFAEATQATQVEAIARATARTPVPDSKRDRGYVHVRDKFALGGFTRVDSVQVAPPAIAECPLQVEVALLASHRPSGTQDQGFMIVEGRICRVHAHEAITIAGTQHIDVQRWAPLIYLFRHYVGTTIPVARNFRADAPSQLTA; this comes from the coding sequence ATGCGAGCAGAAGACATCCAACGCCGCTGTATCACTCCCTCCGTGCTCTATCCGGGAACGCCGGTGGTGCTGATGACCACGCTGAACGAAGACGGCAGCGCGAACATCAGCCCGCTTTCTTCATTCTGGGCGTTGGCCGACCGCGTGGTGCTCGGCATCGGCGAACAGGGCCAGGGTTGCAGCAATCTTCTGGCACGCGGCGAATGCGTCCTGAACTTTGCCGAGGCCACCCAGGCGACGCAGGTTGAAGCCATCGCCCGCGCCACCGCGCGCACCCCTGTGCCGGATTCGAAGCGTGATAGGGGCTACGTGCATGTGCGTGACAAGTTCGCACTGGGCGGCTTCACCCGCGTCGACTCGGTGCAGGTTGCACCACCGGCGATCGCCGAATGCCCGCTGCAGGTGGAGGTCGCGCTGCTTGCCTCGCATCGACCCAGCGGAACGCAGGATCAGGGCTTCATGATCGTCGAAGGACGGATCTGCCGGGTACATGCACACGAGGCGATCACCATTGCAGGTACCCAGCATATCGACGTGCAGCGCTGGGCACCGCTGATCTACCTGTTCCGCCACTATGTGGGCACCACCATTCCGGTGGCGCGCAATTTCCGTGCTGACGCTCCTTCGCAGCTGACTGCATGA
- a CDS encoding DUF998 domain-containing protein, whose product MTAVRNLAIQQAVYIPLGAMLALIAFAFTVPGYHSLSQHLSELGLLPGLQAKAVQAGPVASGSAIILFSLALLAQGRRFALTALTSTLFGVSMVSNGVFTIGSPMHGLYGIGIFSILTPLLFLAELGPQASTRMAWFARASSLLGMAYLWLMMSGFDPEPYRGLTQRLALLPAFGWYTLAALELRSFRR is encoded by the coding sequence GTGACCGCAGTGCGAAACCTGGCGATCCAGCAGGCCGTGTACATCCCCCTCGGCGCGATGCTGGCACTGATCGCTTTTGCATTCACCGTGCCCGGCTACCACTCGCTCTCGCAGCACCTCAGCGAACTTGGCCTGCTGCCGGGGCTGCAAGCCAAGGCGGTGCAGGCCGGCCCGGTGGCTAGTGGCTCGGCCATCATCCTCTTCAGCCTTGCGTTGCTCGCCCAGGGCCGCCGTTTCGCGCTCACTGCGCTCACCTCCACCCTGTTCGGGGTGTCCATGGTCAGCAATGGCGTCTTCACCATCGGCAGCCCCATGCATGGCCTCTATGGCATCGGCATCTTCTCGATCCTGACCCCGCTGCTGTTCCTCGCAGAGCTGGGCCCACAGGCGTCAACGCGGATGGCATGGTTTGCGCGCGCCAGCTCGCTGCTGGGCATGGCCTATCTGTGGCTGATGATGTCCGGCTTCGATCCGGAGCCCTATCGCGGCCTCACCCAGCGCCTTGCGCTGCTGCCGGCGTTCGGCTGGTACACCCTGGCGGCGCTGGAGCTGCGTTCATTCCGGCGCTGA
- a CDS encoding 4Fe-4S dicluster domain-containing protein, whose protein sequence is MSVATSPPPHPWRWRRALGLALLILFHALPWLQWNGRQALLLDLNARRFDLFAWTLWPDDIGVLLGLLAVMAVGLALLTHLAGRVWCGHACPQTLWTRAFDGIAQALARVLPAQAARPLTHVVWLLLSLWTGITFVGLFSPIRELVAGAFDGSWSGWETFWVLFYAGATWGNAGFLREQVCRSLCPFARMQPLLTDPHTPRMLYDPRRGEPRGARPPALGGVLGRGRGLLDPTTAQDYVFRAAHPLLAGPMPTFSADRLGDCIDCMACVRACPMQLDIRHGPQADCLACGACLEACTRQQHQAGFGPGLVRYCSPQVMAGQPRRWWRPRTTVLASMLLALLACGVWRLF, encoded by the coding sequence ATGAGCGTCGCCACTAGCCCGCCACCGCACCCATGGCGTTGGCGCCGTGCGCTGGGCCTGGCACTGCTGATCCTGTTCCATGCCCTGCCGTGGCTGCAATGGAATGGGCGGCAGGCCCTGCTGCTGGACCTCAACGCGCGCCGCTTCGACCTGTTCGCGTGGACCCTGTGGCCGGATGACATCGGCGTGCTGCTGGGCCTGCTGGCGGTGATGGCGGTGGGTCTGGCCCTGCTCACCCATCTGGCCGGCCGCGTGTGGTGCGGGCATGCCTGCCCACAGACACTGTGGACACGGGCCTTCGATGGGATCGCGCAGGCCCTGGCCCGCGTCCTGCCCGCGCAGGCAGCGCGGCCGCTCACCCACGTGGTCTGGTTGCTGCTGTCGCTGTGGACCGGAATCACCTTCGTAGGACTGTTCAGTCCGATCCGCGAACTGGTCGCCGGCGCGTTCGATGGCAGCTGGAGCGGCTGGGAGACCTTCTGGGTGCTGTTCTATGCCGGCGCCACCTGGGGCAACGCCGGGTTCCTGCGCGAACAGGTGTGCCGATCGCTCTGTCCGTTCGCGCGCATGCAGCCGTTGCTGACCGACCCGCACACCCCGCGCATGCTGTATGACCCACGCCGTGGCGAGCCACGCGGCGCCCGCCCGCCGGCATTGGGCGGTGTGCTCGGGCGCGGTCGTGGCCTGCTCGACCCGACCACCGCGCAGGACTACGTTTTCCGTGCCGCACATCCACTGCTGGCCGGACCGATGCCGACCTTCAGTGCGGATCGGCTGGGCGACTGCATCGATTGCATGGCCTGCGTACGCGCCTGCCCGATGCAACTGGACATCCGCCATGGTCCACAGGCCGATTGCCTGGCCTGCGGCGCCTGTCTGGAAGCCTGCACCCGGCAGCAGCATCAGGCGGGCTTCGGTCCCGGCCTGGTGCGCTATTGCAGCCCGCAGGTGATGGCAGGCCAGCCGCGCCGGTGGTGGCGCCCCCGCACCACTGTCCTCGCATCGATGCTGCTGGCGCTGTTGGCCTGTGGCGTCTGGCGCCTGTTCTGA
- a CDS encoding DUF4124 domain-containing protein, producing MNMKPGIALALLLVAPLASAQVYKCKGASGETTYSQNACAAGAEPMKLRSNRAASESVGELANRTAVYRTAEMNDAGIAERNCLQSEQSRIYGPFESRSQAVNRQVADLNRQLAAASSNLAGATSESGIRAQISSLQQSLSSERTSADSQMSTARERCSSARRDREKEVHEKYSNAPASSS from the coding sequence ATGAACATGAAACCTGGCATCGCGCTGGCGTTGCTGCTGGTCGCGCCGCTGGCATCGGCGCAGGTCTACAAGTGCAAGGGTGCGTCCGGTGAGACCACCTACTCGCAGAACGCCTGTGCCGCGGGCGCGGAGCCGATGAAGCTGCGCTCCAACCGCGCCGCATCGGAATCGGTTGGCGAGCTTGCCAACCGCACCGCGGTCTACCGCACTGCCGAAATGAATGACGCCGGCATTGCCGAGCGCAACTGCCTGCAGAGCGAGCAGTCGCGCATCTATGGCCCGTTCGAATCGCGCAGCCAGGCGGTCAATCGGCAGGTGGCCGATCTGAACCGGCAACTGGCTGCTGCCAGCAGCAATCTGGCCGGCGCCACCAGCGAATCTGGCATCCGCGCGCAGATTTCCAGTCTGCAGCAGTCGTTGAGCTCGGAACGGACCTCGGCCGACAGCCAGATGTCGACAGCGCGCGAGCGTTGTTCGAGCGCGCGTCGCGACCGCGAAAAAGAGGTGCACGAGAAGTACTCGAACGCGCCAGCGTCTTCTTCCTGA
- the hemN gene encoding oxygen-independent coproporphyrinogen III oxidase yields MDTFSPAAGGLAWTFDPDLLRRHDRPGPRYTSYPTAPHFHDGFDAPALRQAIADSNPLARALSLYVHVPFCSSPCFYCGCNRVITRDRGRGHSYVSRVLAEADLLAPQFADGREVIQLHLGGGTPNFLDADAMTALVEGLRRRFDFSDSSQRDFSIELDPRFIDTSDVAMLARLGFNRASLGVQDFDPQVQESINRVQGVRQTLDILRACRDSGMRSVNVDLIYGLPGQSLEGFGRTLELVLALRPDRLAVYGYAHLPHLFRAQRQIDESRMPSPEDKLALLGLAVERLSAAGYQYIGMDHFALPEEDLSRAQRAGQLHRNFMGYTTHADTDLIGLGVSAISHVGATYSQNPRDLPSWENAVDQGQLPVWRGVALSADDELRAELIQQLMCQGEVDGTSLAQRHGIDFEAYFAEDLQAVQRLQQDGLAEYRDGVVRTSEPGRPLLRLLAMCFDPYLRVAQEQPRYSRAI; encoded by the coding sequence ATGGACACGTTCTCTCCCGCTGCCGGTGGCCTGGCCTGGACCTTCGATCCCGATCTGCTGCGTCGGCATGACCGGCCCGGCCCGCGCTACACCTCCTATCCCACCGCACCGCACTTCCACGACGGCTTCGATGCACCGGCGCTGCGCCAGGCGATCGCCGACAGCAACCCGCTGGCGCGTGCGTTGTCGTTGTACGTCCATGTGCCGTTCTGCTCCAGCCCCTGCTTCTACTGCGGCTGCAACCGGGTGATCACCCGCGACCGCGGGCGTGGCCACAGTTACGTGTCACGCGTGCTGGCCGAGGCAGACCTTTTGGCACCGCAGTTCGCCGACGGCCGTGAAGTGATCCAGCTGCACCTCGGCGGTGGCACACCGAATTTCCTGGATGCCGATGCGATGACTGCGCTGGTCGAAGGCCTGCGCCGGCGCTTCGATTTCAGCGATTCATCGCAGCGTGATTTTTCCATCGAACTGGACCCGCGCTTCATCGATACCAGTGACGTGGCGATGCTGGCTCGGCTCGGCTTCAACCGCGCCAGCCTGGGTGTGCAGGATTTCGACCCGCAGGTGCAGGAATCGATCAACCGCGTGCAGGGCGTGCGGCAGACACTGGACATCCTGCGCGCGTGCCGCGACAGCGGCATGCGTTCGGTCAACGTCGATCTGATCTACGGCCTGCCTGGGCAGAGCTTGGAGGGCTTCGGCCGTACCCTGGAACTGGTGCTGGCGCTGCGTCCGGATCGACTGGCGGTGTACGGCTATGCGCATCTGCCACACCTGTTCCGCGCGCAGCGGCAGATCGACGAAAGCCGCATGCCTTCGCCGGAAGACAAGCTCGCGCTGCTGGGCCTGGCGGTGGAGCGCCTGTCCGCAGCCGGCTACCAGTACATCGGCATGGACCACTTCGCATTGCCGGAAGAGGATCTGTCGCGTGCCCAGCGCGCCGGCCAGCTGCATCGCAATTTCATGGGCTATACCACCCATGCCGACACCGATCTGATCGGTCTTGGCGTAAGTGCGATCAGCCATGTGGGTGCCACCTACAGCCAGAATCCGCGCGACCTGCCGTCGTGGGAGAACGCAGTGGACCAGGGGCAACTGCCGGTCTGGCGCGGCGTCGCGCTCAGTGCCGACGACGAGCTGCGTGCCGAGCTGATCCAGCAGTTGATGTGCCAGGGTGAAGTGGACGGAACGTCACTGGCGCAGCGCCATGGCATCGACTTCGAGGCCTACTTCGCCGAAGACCTGCAGGCCGTGCAGCGTCTGCAGCAGGATGGCCTGGCCGAGTACCGCGACGGCGTGGTGCGCACCAGCGAGCCCGGACGGCCGTTGCTGCGCCTGCTGGCGATGTGCTTCGATCCCTATCTGCGTGTCGCCCAGGAGCAGCCTCGCTACTCGCGGGCGATCTGA
- a CDS encoding helix-turn-helix domain-containing protein: MNTLGQRLAVAMKDAGHARPADLARAAETTTATVSNWLNDHVKANHVKAEQLFRIADAVKLDPRELLFGPLGRGVGERGTAYMHMPSEAHLDVWQAAYELVAHILAERGLEVGYRREATLGLMAHDLLMEGVSRGKVARVVMTALP; this comes from the coding sequence ATGAATACTCTTGGACAACGACTCGCGGTCGCCATGAAGGACGCCGGGCATGCACGCCCGGCCGACCTGGCGCGTGCCGCCGAAACGACGACGGCAACGGTCAGCAACTGGCTCAACGACCACGTCAAAGCCAACCACGTGAAAGCCGAACAGCTGTTCCGCATCGCCGATGCGGTGAAGCTGGACCCGCGGGAGCTGCTGTTCGGCCCGTTGGGACGGGGTGTCGGCGAACGCGGCACGGCCTACATGCACATGCCCAGCGAAGCCCATCTGGATGTCTGGCAAGCGGCCTATGAGCTGGTCGCCCACATCCTTGCCGAGCGAGGCCTGGAGGTCGGCTACCGGCGTGAGGCCACGCTGGGGCTGATGGCCCATGACCTGCTGATGGAGGGCGTCAGCCGCGGCAAGGTCGCACGCGTGGTGATGACTGCCCTGCCCTGA
- a CDS encoding helix-turn-helix domain-containing protein yields MDEFWSKRQVRTRLGFSTDAELAKLFGISRSAVSQWPRGFPIPPLRRYILQQRYPALFPLDQDPNDETA; encoded by the coding sequence ATGGACGAATTCTGGAGCAAGCGGCAGGTCCGCACGCGGCTGGGCTTTTCCACCGACGCAGAGCTCGCCAAGCTGTTTGGAATCAGCAGATCCGCTGTCTCGCAATGGCCCAGAGGCTTTCCCATTCCGCCGCTGAGGCGCTACATCCTGCAGCAGCGGTACCCGGCGCTGTTCCCTCTGGATCAGGACCCGAACGATGAAACCGCTTGA
- a CDS encoding AraC family transcriptional regulator yields MADRLAILLERFAVTASVFHAGALCGINSLEGEGEAGQLHLVRRGPLQVSHGGQTVQVDVPSLLLYPRPMPHRFHTDPQHGADMACANLHFEGGRLNPISAALPDFICLPLADLYGGHAALELLFEEAFEQRCGRAVMVNRLFEVVMIQVLRQLMEGGEMRGGLFAGLGHPRLRLALVAMHEAPAQAWTLEDLADVAGMSRSVFAASFREAMGTTPGHYLQGWRVGLAQQALRQGRPLKRIADEVGYGSEAALSRAFKAHTGQSPRQWRGQARVAAG; encoded by the coding sequence ATGGCCGATCGTCTCGCCATCCTGCTCGAACGCTTCGCAGTCACCGCCTCGGTGTTCCATGCCGGCGCGCTGTGTGGCATCAACAGTCTCGAAGGAGAGGGCGAGGCCGGCCAGCTGCATCTGGTGCGGCGCGGTCCATTGCAGGTCAGCCATGGCGGGCAGACGGTGCAGGTCGATGTTCCCAGCCTGCTGCTGTATCCGCGCCCGATGCCGCACCGCTTCCATACCGATCCCCAGCACGGCGCCGACATGGCCTGCGCCAATCTCCATTTCGAAGGTGGCAGGCTCAACCCGATCAGTGCGGCGCTGCCCGATTTCATCTGCCTGCCCTTGGCCGATCTGTACGGCGGCCATGCCGCCCTGGAGCTGCTGTTCGAGGAGGCATTCGAGCAACGTTGCGGTCGAGCGGTGATGGTCAACCGCCTGTTCGAGGTGGTGATGATCCAGGTGCTGCGGCAGCTGATGGAGGGGGGCGAGATGCGCGGCGGCCTGTTCGCCGGGCTCGGCCACCCACGCCTGCGGTTGGCGCTGGTGGCGATGCATGAGGCACCGGCCCAGGCCTGGACACTGGAGGATCTGGCTGACGTTGCAGGCATGTCACGCAGCGTGTTCGCCGCCAGTTTCCGCGAGGCCATGGGAACCACCCCCGGGCATTATCTGCAGGGGTGGCGGGTCGGCCTGGCGCAGCAGGCGTTGCGCCAGGGCCGACCGTTGAAACGGATCGCCGACGAGGTCGGCTATGGCAGCGAGGCGGCGTTGTCGCGAGCGTTCAAGGCGCACACCGGGCAATCGCCACGGCAGTGGCGGGGGCAGGCGCGCGTCGCTGCCGGTTGA
- a CDS encoding alpha/beta hydrolase family protein has protein sequence MPRTRTLHRLALAFALLLPHPLLSAAPAATPRTSSGELQGARWRLDVPAGWNGELVMLAHGYEPVGSPQPSPMPANDSTAGLLAAGYAVAQSAYGSQGWAVADAIDDMERLRVQALSELKDVHRTWILGFSMGGAVAIATLERLPQHYSGGVSLCGANLPGEQLANDLLTTLVAFDYFFPEAEGLPRQGLASAEAAALSQMPLYQGIAAALQTRPAVAAQLATRLQVSAEALPGTISLHAMILHELAKRAGGMPVGNLATVYRGFGDDNAFNAGVQRRAAVTLAQRYMRGKLALTGAVRRPLVIQFNNNDTSIVPRMQTVYPQLARRAGATALLRVLPVVGEGHCGFTDSQVVEALRAARTSL, from the coding sequence ATGCCCAGGACACGCACGCTCCACCGACTCGCCCTGGCATTTGCCCTGCTGCTGCCGCACCCCCTGCTGTCTGCCGCGCCCGCAGCCACGCCGCGCACCTCCAGCGGCGAACTGCAGGGCGCACGCTGGCGCCTGGACGTGCCCGCCGGCTGGAACGGTGAACTGGTGATGCTGGCGCATGGCTATGAGCCAGTCGGCTCGCCGCAGCCTTCACCGATGCCGGCCAACGACAGCACCGCCGGCCTGCTTGCAGCGGGCTACGCCGTTGCCCAGAGCGCCTATGGCAGCCAGGGCTGGGCAGTGGCAGATGCGATCGACGACATGGAACGCCTGCGCGTGCAGGCCCTGTCCGAATTGAAGGACGTACATCGCACCTGGATCCTCGGCTTTTCGATGGGTGGCGCAGTAGCCATCGCCACCCTCGAACGCCTGCCGCAGCACTACAGCGGCGGCGTGTCGCTGTGCGGCGCCAACCTGCCCGGCGAGCAGTTGGCCAATGACCTGCTGACCACACTGGTGGCGTTCGATTATTTCTTCCCCGAGGCCGAAGGGCTGCCCCGCCAGGGGCTGGCATCGGCAGAAGCGGCGGCGCTATCGCAGATGCCGCTGTATCAAGGCATCGCTGCCGCGCTTCAGACTCGACCGGCCGTCGCTGCGCAACTGGCCACACGGCTGCAGGTAAGCGCCGAGGCATTGCCGGGCACGATCAGCCTGCACGCGATGATCCTGCACGAACTGGCGAAGCGCGCTGGCGGCATGCCGGTCGGCAACCTTGCGACGGTCTACCGCGGATTCGGTGACGACAACGCGTTCAACGCAGGCGTGCAGCGGCGCGCGGCGGTCACGCTGGCACAGCGATATATGCGCGGCAAGCTGGCATTGACCGGCGCGGTCAGGCGACCGCTGGTGATCCAGTTCAACAACAATGACACGAGCATCGTGCCGCGCATGCAGACGGTGTATCCGCAACTGGCCAGGCGCGCAGGTGCAACGGCATTGTTGCGCGTCCTGCCTGTGGTGGGCGAAGGCCACTGCGGCTTTACGGATTCACAGGTAGTCGAGGCGCTGAGGGCAGCAAGAACGTCGTTGTGA
- a CDS encoding group III truncated hemoglobin — MNATPKTDIPVASPELCSEEEVTRLVHDFYARVRDEERLGPVFEGHVKDWPEHLAQLVDFWSAMLRGTRRFKGSPMSKHMAIDLEKDLFDRWLVLFHITTAECNNPPMQALADDVAARIAETFWRRYQMLRWPQVMLPVLGAPAKD, encoded by the coding sequence ATGAACGCAACGCCCAAGACCGATATTCCCGTTGCTTCACCAGAGCTGTGCAGCGAGGAGGAAGTGACCCGGCTGGTTCACGATTTCTACGCGCGCGTGCGTGACGAGGAGCGACTGGGGCCGGTGTTCGAAGGTCACGTGAAAGACTGGCCGGAACACCTCGCCCAGCTCGTGGATTTCTGGTCGGCGATGCTGCGCGGGACGCGCCGGTTCAAGGGTTCGCCGATGTCCAAGCACATGGCGATCGATCTGGAAAAGGATCTGTTCGACCGCTGGCTGGTGCTGTTCCACATCACCACGGCGGAATGCAACAACCCGCCGATGCAGGCGCTGGCCGACGATGTGGCCGCCCGCATCGCCGAAACCTTCTGGCGCCGCTACCAGATGCTGCGCTGGCCGCAGGTCATGCTGCCGGTGCTGGGCGCCCCCGCCAAGGATTGA
- the crcB gene encoding fluoride efflux transporter CrcB — protein sequence MQTLNNYVLVFLGGGVGACLRHACNLIGARVAVGSSWPWSTFLVNISGALLMGVVVEAFALRNGASPQLRLLLATGILGGYTTFSTFSLETGLLLQRGQHGLAALYAGGSVALGLAGLFAGMKLTRLALG from the coding sequence ATGCAGACGTTGAACAACTATGTGCTGGTATTCCTGGGCGGCGGTGTCGGCGCCTGTCTACGTCACGCCTGCAATCTGATCGGCGCCCGCGTCGCCGTCGGCAGTTCGTGGCCCTGGTCGACCTTTCTGGTCAACATCAGCGGCGCCTTGCTGATGGGTGTGGTGGTGGAGGCATTTGCCCTGCGCAACGGCGCCTCGCCGCAACTGCGCCTGCTGCTGGCCACCGGCATTCTTGGCGGCTACACCACGTTCTCCACCTTTTCCCTGGAAACCGGCCTGCTGCTGCAGCGGGGCCAGCATGGCCTGGCCGCACTCTACGCGGGCGGCTCGGTAGCCCTGGGCCTGGCCGGGCTGTTCGCCGGCATGAAGCTGACCCGGCTCGCGCTGGGGTGA